In Mycolicibacterium alvei, a single window of DNA contains:
- a CDS encoding MFS transporter, with product MPQVLNARTPSPQGSVPARPENPWNALWAMMVGFFMILVDATIVAVANPTIMEQLGADYDGVIWVTSAYLLAYAVPLLVAGRLGDVYGPKNLYLAGLAVFTAASLWCGLAGSIEMLIAARVVQGIGAALLTPQTLSTITRIFPPERRGVAMSVWGATAGVATLVGPLAGGVLVGGLGWQWIFFVNVPIGIVGLGLAVWLVPVLPTRPHRFDLLGVVLSGIGMFLIVFALQEGQSRDWAPWVWATGAVGIAVMVAFVCWQAVNTDEPLIPLRIFKDRDFGLANIGVATIGFAVTAMILPLMFYAQIVCGLSPIRSALLTAPTAIASGVLAPAVGRIVDRAHPTPVIGFGFSAMAIGLTWLALEMTPTTPIWRLLLPQLVMGIGMAFIWSPLAATAMRNLPPDLAGAGSGVYNATRQVGSVLGSAGIAAYMTSRIGAEMPGAAGAAPRGGGAVSEMPEFLHTPFAAAMSQSMFLPAFIALFGVVAALFLLGFGAEPTSASNPEPYLDPRDDDDDDYVEFIVSHDRAERDADDAVTDSFRSPPLAEHPEKWENIYAEFMVERDGTTQRD from the coding sequence ATGCCCCAAGTGCTGAACGCCCGCACCCCGAGCCCGCAGGGCAGTGTGCCCGCGCGTCCGGAGAATCCGTGGAACGCGCTGTGGGCCATGATGGTCGGCTTCTTCATGATCCTGGTCGACGCGACGATCGTCGCGGTCGCCAACCCGACGATCATGGAGCAACTCGGCGCCGACTACGACGGCGTCATCTGGGTGACCAGTGCCTACCTCCTGGCTTACGCGGTGCCACTGCTCGTCGCGGGTCGGCTGGGCGATGTGTACGGGCCCAAGAACCTCTACCTGGCCGGCCTGGCCGTGTTCACCGCTGCCTCACTGTGGTGCGGGCTGGCCGGCAGCATCGAGATGCTGATCGCGGCCCGCGTGGTGCAGGGCATCGGGGCGGCCCTGCTCACCCCGCAGACGTTGTCCACGATCACCCGCATCTTCCCGCCCGAGCGGCGCGGTGTGGCCATGAGCGTGTGGGGTGCGACGGCGGGGGTGGCCACCCTGGTCGGTCCACTGGCCGGCGGCGTGCTGGTCGGGGGCCTGGGCTGGCAGTGGATCTTCTTCGTCAACGTGCCGATCGGGATCGTCGGCCTGGGCCTGGCGGTCTGGCTGGTGCCCGTGCTGCCCACCCGACCGCACCGGTTCGACCTGCTGGGCGTGGTGTTGTCCGGTATCGGCATGTTCCTGATCGTGTTCGCGTTGCAGGAGGGCCAGTCGCGGGACTGGGCGCCGTGGGTCTGGGCCACCGGAGCGGTCGGCATCGCGGTGATGGTGGCGTTCGTGTGCTGGCAGGCGGTCAACACCGATGAGCCGCTGATCCCCCTGCGGATCTTCAAAGATCGCGACTTCGGTCTGGCCAATATCGGCGTCGCGACGATCGGGTTCGCGGTGACCGCGATGATCCTGCCGCTGATGTTCTACGCGCAGATCGTGTGCGGGTTGTCGCCGATTCGTTCGGCCCTGTTGACCGCGCCCACGGCGATCGCCAGCGGGGTGCTGGCGCCGGCCGTGGGCCGTATCGTCGACCGCGCGCATCCGACGCCGGTGATCGGCTTCGGGTTTTCGGCCATGGCGATCGGGCTGACCTGGCTGGCCCTGGAGATGACCCCGACCACGCCGATCTGGCGACTGCTCCTGCCGCAGTTGGTGATGGGTATCGGTATGGCGTTCATCTGGTCCCCGTTGGCGGCCACCGCGATGCGCAACCTGCCACCGGATCTGGCCGGGGCCGGATCCGGTGTGTACAACGCCACCCGCCAGGTCGGGTCGGTGCTCGGCAGTGCCGGGATCGCGGCGTACATGACGTCGCGCATCGGCGCCGAGATGCCGGGGGCGGCAGGCGCGGCGCCCCGCGGCGGGGGTGCCGTGTCCGAGATGCCGGAGTTCCTGCACACGCCGTTCGCTGCGGCGATGTCGCAGTCCATGTTCCTGCCGGCGTTCATCGCGCTGTTCGGTGTGGTGGCGGCGTTGTTCCTGCTCGGTTTCGGTGCCGAACCCACGTCGGCGTCGAACCCGGAGCCCTACCTCGACCCCCGCGACGACGATGACGACGACTACGTCGAGTTCATCGTGAGCCATGACCGCGCCGAGCGTGACGCCGACGATGCGGTCACCGATTCCTTCCGGTCGCCCCCGTTGGCCGAGCACCCCGAAAAGTGGGAGAACATCTACGCCGAGTTCATGGTCGAGCGCGATGGAACAACACAGCGGGATTGA
- a CDS encoding FAD-binding oxidoreductase, producing the protein MTETLTGTLAGIVGSAYVTTDPDVLDSRCVDHTGRYRGQAAALVRPGTADEVAAVLRACRDAGACVTVQGGRTSLVAGTVPENDDILLSTERLNEIGPVDTAERRITVGSGTPLAAVQRAAAAAGLVFGVDLAARDSATVGGMASTNAGGLRTVRYGNMGEQVLGLDIALPDGSVIHRHSQVRRDNTGYDLAALFVGAEGTLGVITALDLRLHPTPTHRVAAICGFADLDALVDAGRIFRDLEGIAALELIDARASALTAEHLGVPAPVEGAWQLLIELAGDSEQTERLADALEDADICGEPAVGIDAGAQQRLWQVRESVAEVLGLFGPPLKFDVSLPLSAIRGFAGAAAELIAEHAPEAIPVLFGHIGEGNLHLNVLRCSTGAEPELYAAMMTLIAGCGGNVSSEHGVGSRKRDYVAMSRSEADIEAMRTVKAAFDPGGYLNPAVLFHRARP; encoded by the coding sequence GTGACTGAAACGCTTACCGGAACCCTTGCCGGAATCGTCGGTTCCGCCTACGTCACCACCGACCCCGACGTGCTCGACAGCCGCTGCGTCGACCACACCGGGCGTTACCGCGGACAGGCAGCGGCCCTGGTCCGGCCCGGCACGGCCGACGAAGTGGCCGCGGTGCTGCGCGCCTGCCGCGACGCGGGAGCGTGTGTCACGGTGCAGGGCGGCCGAACCTCGCTGGTGGCCGGGACGGTGCCGGAGAACGACGACATCCTGCTGTCCACCGAGCGACTCAACGAGATCGGCCCGGTCGACACCGCCGAGCGACGCATCACTGTCGGCTCCGGCACACCACTGGCCGCCGTGCAACGAGCCGCAGCGGCGGCCGGACTCGTGTTCGGCGTGGACCTGGCCGCACGTGATTCGGCCACGGTCGGGGGCATGGCCTCCACCAATGCCGGCGGTCTGCGCACCGTCCGCTACGGCAACATGGGCGAGCAGGTACTGGGCCTGGACATCGCGCTGCCCGACGGGTCGGTGATTCACCGGCACAGCCAGGTCCGCCGCGACAACACCGGCTACGACCTGGCCGCACTGTTCGTCGGCGCCGAAGGCACCCTCGGCGTGATCACCGCATTGGACCTGCGTCTGCATCCCACGCCCACCCACCGGGTCGCCGCGATCTGCGGATTCGCCGACCTGGACGCGCTGGTCGACGCCGGCCGGATCTTCCGCGACCTCGAGGGCATCGCCGCCCTGGAACTGATCGACGCCCGCGCCAGCGCACTGACCGCCGAGCACCTCGGCGTCCCCGCCCCGGTCGAGGGCGCCTGGCAGCTGCTGATCGAATTGGCCGGCGACAGCGAGCAGACCGAACGCCTGGCCGACGCACTGGAGGATGCCGACATCTGCGGCGAGCCGGCCGTCGGCATCGACGCCGGGGCCCAGCAACGGTTGTGGCAGGTGCGCGAGTCGGTGGCCGAGGTGCTCGGATTGTTCGGCCCACCACTGAAATTCGATGTTTCACTGCCACTTTCGGCGATCCGGGGCTTCGCCGGCGCAGCCGCCGAATTGATCGCCGAGCACGCCCCCGAGGCCATCCCGGTCCTGTTCGGCCACATCGGTGAGGGCAACCTGCACCTGAACGTGCTGCGCTGCTCCACCGGAGCCGAACCGGAGCTGTACGCCGCGATGATGACGCTGATCGCCGGTTGCGGCGGCAACGTCAGTTCCGAACACGGCGTGGGTTCACGCAAGCGCGACTATGTGGCGATGTCGCGCTCCGAGGCCGACATCGAGGCGATGCGCACGGTCAAGGCCGCGTTCGATCCGGGCGGCTATCTCAATCCCGCTGTGTTGTTCCATCGCGCTCGACCATGA
- a CDS encoding TM0106 family RecB-like putative nuclease: protein MFVTDEGASGPTAIYSASDLAAAARCEYALLRSFDARLGRGPAVSSDDELLARTAKLGDEHEQRHLEQLRTDAAPMTVTVIDRPAYTVAGLSSAAAATLAAAQRRDPVIYQAAMFDGRFAGFADFLIWDGARYRLRDTKLSRSVKVEALLQLAAYADVLAHSGIPVADEVDLVLGNGAVASYRVDELLAVYRPRRNALQALLDGHLSAGSAVSWSDDSVRACFGCPECQQQIRTTDDLFLVAGMRGNQRARLIDAGITTTRGLADHTGAVPGLAQRMVTALTGQARLQVAPRVDAKPPYELVDAQPLMLLPDPDRGDLFFDYEGDPLWTVNGHDWGLEYLWGVLGAEGSFQPFWAHDRASERQVLIDFLDLVRKRRKRFPKMHIYHYAPYERSTLLRLAGRYGVGENDVDDLLRNGVLVDLLPLVRKSIRVGTENYSIKSLEPLYMGTELREGEVTKATDSITEYARYCTLRDAGRHDEAATVLKEIEDYNRYDCRSTHRLRDWLINRAFEAGVPPRGPQPVRDGAPIEKADATDRKLLKFAGDGVQPRTAEQQAVALIAAARGFHKREDKPFWWGHFDRLNNPVDEWADSTGVFVAEQAEVVTDWHTPPRARKPQRQVRLTGTIDAGELSSDVYALYTAPAPAGLSDDPDRRGFGSATVVGCDNPEAPTEVLITERQPTGGDTFAQVPFALTPGPPVNTRPLQASIDSTATAVAAGLPNLPADATTDILLRRPPRTVSGRALPRGGDTAADITTALLDLDRSYLAVHGPPGTGKTHTSAQIIARLVNQHRWRIGIVAQSHAVIEHLLEQVLDAGVDAAQVAKKRKGADPRWTEIGENQYAAFIADHPGCVIGGTAWDFANQTRVPRQCLDLLVLEEAGQFNLANTIAVAPAARNLLLLGDPQQLPQVCQGTHPAPVDDSALGWLVEGAHTLPAERGYFLDRSFRMHPAVCGPVSRLSYDGRLLSHEKVSAARKLDGTEPGVRVLEVAHLGNSTDSPEEADAIVTAITGLLGTTWTDERGSKPLGQDDVLVVTPYNAQVTTVRRALDAAGLTEVQAGTVDKFQGRQAPVVFVSMTASSAADVPRGIGFLLNRNRLNVAVSRAKYVAYIVRSPQLTDYLPAQPDSLIALGAFLALTDPVVDPTGD from the coding sequence GTGTTCGTCACCGACGAAGGCGCGTCGGGCCCGACGGCCATCTACAGCGCATCGGACCTGGCCGCCGCCGCCCGCTGTGAATATGCCCTGCTGCGCTCGTTCGACGCGCGGCTCGGCCGCGGTCCGGCAGTGTCCTCTGATGACGAATTGCTCGCCCGCACAGCCAAACTCGGCGATGAGCACGAACAGCGGCACCTCGAGCAGCTACGAACCGACGCGGCACCGATGACGGTGACGGTGATCGACCGGCCCGCCTACACGGTGGCCGGGCTGAGCTCGGCGGCCGCGGCCACCCTGGCCGCAGCACAACGCCGCGACCCGGTGATCTATCAGGCGGCGATGTTCGACGGGCGCTTCGCCGGATTCGCCGACTTCCTGATCTGGGACGGCGCCCGGTACCGCCTGCGGGATACCAAACTGTCGCGGTCGGTCAAAGTCGAGGCACTGTTGCAGCTCGCGGCCTACGCCGACGTGCTGGCCCACTCCGGAATCCCGGTGGCCGACGAGGTCGATCTGGTGCTGGGAAACGGCGCCGTGGCCAGCTACCGCGTCGACGAGCTCCTGGCGGTATACCGACCCCGGCGCAACGCGCTGCAGGCACTGCTCGACGGTCATCTCTCCGCCGGTAGCGCGGTCTCCTGGTCCGACGACAGTGTGCGGGCGTGTTTCGGCTGCCCGGAATGCCAGCAGCAGATCCGCACCACCGATGACCTCTTCCTGGTCGCCGGAATGCGGGGGAACCAGCGCGCCCGCCTCATCGACGCCGGCATCACCACCACCCGTGGGCTGGCGGACCACACCGGCGCGGTACCGGGGCTGGCCCAGCGCATGGTGACGGCGCTGACCGGTCAGGCCCGGCTACAGGTGGCGCCGCGGGTGGACGCCAAGCCGCCGTATGAACTCGTCGATGCGCAACCGCTGATGCTGCTGCCGGATCCGGACCGGGGTGACTTGTTCTTCGACTACGAAGGTGACCCGTTGTGGACGGTCAACGGGCACGACTGGGGCCTGGAATATCTGTGGGGCGTCCTCGGTGCGGAGGGCAGTTTCCAGCCGTTCTGGGCACATGACCGGGCCAGTGAACGTCAGGTGCTCATCGATTTCCTGGACCTGGTCCGCAAGCGCCGCAAGCGTTTTCCCAAGATGCACATCTACCACTACGCACCCTATGAGCGCAGCACCCTGCTGCGGCTCGCCGGCCGTTACGGCGTCGGCGAGAACGATGTCGACGATCTGCTGCGCAACGGTGTCCTCGTCGACCTCCTTCCGTTGGTGCGCAAGAGCATTCGTGTCGGCACCGAGAACTACAGCATCAAGTCGCTGGAGCCGTTGTACATGGGGACCGAACTGCGCGAAGGCGAGGTCACCAAGGCCACCGATTCGATCACCGAATACGCGCGCTACTGCACATTGCGCGACGCCGGCCGGCACGACGAAGCCGCCACCGTGCTCAAAGAGATCGAGGACTACAACCGCTACGACTGCCGTTCCACGCACCGGTTACGGGACTGGCTGATCAACCGGGCCTTCGAAGCCGGGGTCCCACCGCGCGGTCCGCAGCCCGTGCGTGACGGGGCACCGATCGAGAAGGCCGACGCCACCGACCGCAAGCTGCTCAAGTTCGCCGGCGACGGAGTCCAACCACGTACAGCCGAACAGCAGGCGGTGGCGCTGATCGCCGCGGCCCGCGGTTTCCACAAGCGCGAGGACAAGCCGTTCTGGTGGGGCCATTTCGACCGGCTCAACAATCCGGTCGACGAATGGGCGGACAGCACAGGTGTTTTCGTCGCCGAACAAGCAGAGGTAGTCACCGACTGGCACACCCCGCCGCGCGCCCGCAAACCGCAACGGCAGGTCCGCCTGACCGGCACCATCGACGCCGGGGAGCTGAGTAGCGATGTGTACGCGCTGTACACCGCGCCGGCACCGGCCGGTCTGTCCGACGACCCGGACCGACGCGGCTTCGGCAGCGCGACCGTCGTCGGGTGCGACAACCCGGAGGCACCCACCGAGGTGCTGATCACCGAACGCCAACCCACCGGCGGCGACACCTTCGCCCAGGTGCCGTTCGCGCTGACCCCCGGGCCGCCGGTCAACACCAGGCCCCTGCAGGCCTCCATCGACAGCACCGCCACCGCCGTCGCCGCCGGTCTGCCGAACCTGCCCGCCGACGCGACGACCGATATCCTGCTGCGCCGTCCGCCGCGCACCGTCAGCGGCCGGGCGCTGCCCCGCGGCGGTGACACCGCTGCCGACATCACCACGGCCCTGTTGGATCTGGACCGCTCCTACCTCGCGGTGCACGGGCCGCCCGGCACCGGCAAGACCCACACGTCGGCACAGATCATCGCCCGGCTGGTCAACCAACACCGTTGGCGTATCGGGATCGTCGCGCAGTCCCATGCGGTGATCGAGCATCTGCTGGAGCAGGTGCTCGACGCCGGGGTGGACGCGGCGCAGGTGGCCAAGAAACGCAAAGGCGCCGACCCACGGTGGACCGAGATCGGCGAGAACCAGTACGCAGCGTTCATCGCCGACCATCCCGGCTGCGTGATCGGCGGTACCGCATGGGATTTCGCCAACCAGACGCGGGTGCCGCGGCAGTGCCTCGACCTGCTGGTCCTCGAGGAGGCCGGCCAGTTCAACCTCGCCAACACCATCGCTGTAGCCCCGGCCGCGCGCAATCTGCTGCTCCTCGGTGACCCGCAGCAACTCCCCCAGGTCTGCCAGGGCACCCACCCGGCACCGGTCGACGATTCTGCGCTGGGGTGGTTGGTCGAGGGAGCGCACACGCTGCCGGCCGAACGCGGTTACTTTCTGGATCGCTCGTTCCGGATGCATCCGGCGGTGTGCGGGCCGGTGTCGCGCCTGTCCTATGACGGCCGGCTGCTCTCACACGAAAAGGTCAGTGCCGCACGTAAACTCGACGGTACCGAACCCGGGGTTCGGGTACTCGAGGTCGCACACCTGGGCAACTCGACCGACAGTCCGGAAGAGGCCGACGCCATCGTCACGGCCATCACCGGCCTGCTGGGCACCACCTGGACCGACGAGCGCGGCAGTAAGCCGCTGGGGCAGGACGACGTCCTGGTGGTCACTCCCTACAACGCCCAGGTGACGACCGTGCGTCGGGCGCTCGACGCAGCGGGTCTGACCGAAGTGCAGGCCGGCACGGTGGACAAGTTCCAGGGCAGGCAGGCACCCGTGGTGTTCGTGTCGATGACGGCGTCCTCGGCCGCCGACGTGCCCCGGGGAATCGGATTCCTGTTGAACCGCAACCGCCTCAACGTGGCGGTCAGCCGGGCCAAGTACGTCGCGTACATCGTGCGCTCACCCCAGCTGACCGACTACCTGCCAGCTCAGCCGGACAGCCTGATCGCGCTCGGCGCATTCCTGGCCCTGACCGATCCTGTGGTAGACCCGACCGGTGACTGA
- a CDS encoding LppP/LprE family lipoprotein, whose translation MAPGVILTAALTLAGCGSGDSTVSKTPEPSANPASAPASKPAAKAAPTPAAPEADPCAVNLAAPEIAKAVSELPRDPRSNQAWSPEPLAGNYNECAQLSAVIVRANTNSENPNTRAVLFHLGKFIPTGVPDTYGFNGIDKTASTGDTVALQYSGGFHGLASTVKFRWNGGGVELMGNT comes from the coding sequence ATGGCCCCGGGGGTCATCTTGACGGCCGCGCTCACGCTCGCAGGCTGCGGGTCGGGTGATTCGACGGTCTCAAAAACTCCCGAACCCAGCGCCAATCCAGCATCGGCACCGGCGTCGAAACCTGCCGCGAAGGCCGCCCCGACGCCGGCCGCCCCGGAGGCAGACCCATGTGCGGTGAACCTGGCCGCCCCCGAGATCGCCAAGGCCGTCTCCGAGTTGCCCCGTGACCCGCGCAGCAATCAGGCCTGGAGCCCCGAACCGCTCGCGGGCAACTACAACGAGTGCGCGCAATTGTCGGCGGTGATCGTGCGGGCCAACACCAACTCCGAAAACCCCAACACCCGGGCCGTGTTGTTCCACCTCGGCAAGTTCATCCCCACCGGCGTGCCCGACACCTACGGCTTCAACGGCATCGACAAGACGGCCAGTACCGGTGACACCGTGGCGCTGCAGTACTCCGGTGGTTTCCACGGGCTGGCCAGCACGGTGAAGTTCCGCTGGAACGGCGGCGGCGTGGAGTTGATGGGCAACACCTAG
- a CDS encoding DEAD/DEAH box helicase, giving the protein MSSPDPDSGDTAPTFADLQIDPAVLKAVTDVGYESPSAIQAATIPAMLAGSDVVGLAQTGTGKTAAFAIPILSKIDTSSRATQALVLAPTRELALQVAEAFGRYGAHLPAVNVLPIYGGASYTVQLSGLRRGAQVVVGTPGRVIDHLERGTLDLSNLDYLVLDEADEMLTMGFAEEVERILADTPEYKQVALFSATMPPAIRKITTKYLHDPVEVTVKAKTATADNITQRFIQVAGARKLDALTRVLEVEEGDAMIVFVRTKQATEEVADRLKARGFAAAAINGDINQSQRERTISALKDGTIDILVATDVAARGLDVERISHVVNYDIPHDTESYVHRIGRTGRAGRSGHALLFVTPRERHLLKSIEKHTRSKVIEAELPSVDDVNAQRVAKFRDSITDSLNGPGLELFRRIIEDYEREHDVPMVDIAAALALQSRNGEEFLMTEPPPEKRKERDRDRERGESRSERGQRPPREGLATYRISVGKRHKVGPGHIVGAIANEGGLHRNEFGHITIRGDYSLVELPEKLPSKTLKALENTRISGMLINLEPAPGEHADRGDRGPRREYKGKSDYKGKSDYKGKSDHKDRSDYRDRSGKPHRKTK; this is encoded by the coding sequence ATGAGCTCGCCAGACCCGGATTCGGGGGATACCGCCCCAACGTTTGCCGACCTGCAGATTGACCCTGCGGTGTTGAAGGCAGTCACTGATGTCGGCTACGAGTCGCCGTCGGCGATTCAGGCCGCGACCATTCCGGCCATGCTCGCCGGCTCCGACGTCGTCGGGCTGGCTCAGACCGGCACCGGCAAGACGGCCGCTTTTGCCATCCCGATCCTGTCCAAGATCGACACGTCGAGCAGGGCCACCCAGGCGCTGGTGCTGGCGCCCACCCGCGAGCTGGCCTTGCAGGTCGCGGAGGCATTCGGCCGGTACGGCGCGCACCTGCCCGCGGTCAATGTGCTGCCCATCTACGGCGGAGCGTCCTACACCGTGCAGCTGTCGGGGCTGCGGCGCGGCGCGCAGGTGGTGGTCGGGACGCCGGGCCGCGTGATCGACCACCTCGAGCGCGGCACGCTGGATCTGTCGAACCTGGACTACCTGGTGCTCGACGAGGCCGACGAGATGCTCACCATGGGTTTCGCCGAAGAGGTCGAGCGGATTCTCGCCGACACCCCGGAGTACAAGCAGGTGGCGCTGTTCTCGGCCACCATGCCGCCGGCCATCCGCAAGATCACCACCAAGTACCTGCACGATCCGGTCGAGGTCACGGTCAAGGCCAAGACCGCCACCGCCGACAACATCACCCAGCGGTTCATCCAGGTCGCGGGCGCGCGCAAGTTGGATGCGCTGACACGGGTGCTCGAGGTCGAGGAGGGCGACGCGATGATCGTGTTCGTCCGCACCAAGCAGGCCACCGAAGAGGTCGCCGATCGGCTCAAGGCCCGCGGTTTCGCGGCCGCGGCCATCAACGGTGACATCAACCAGTCTCAGCGTGAGCGCACGATCAGCGCACTCAAGGACGGCACGATCGACATCCTGGTCGCCACCGATGTCGCCGCCCGCGGGCTGGATGTCGAACGCATCTCGCACGTCGTCAACTACGACATCCCGCACGACACCGAGTCGTACGTGCACCGCATCGGCCGCACCGGCCGGGCCGGACGCTCTGGGCATGCATTGCTGTTCGTCACCCCGCGCGAACGGCACCTGCTCAAGTCGATCGAGAAGCACACCCGGTCGAAGGTCATCGAGGCCGAACTGCCCAGCGTCGACGACGTCAACGCGCAGCGCGTGGCCAAGTTCCGTGATTCGATCACCGACTCGCTCAACGGTCCGGGCCTGGAGTTGTTCCGCCGGATCATCGAGGACTACGAGCGTGAGCACGACGTACCGATGGTCGACATCGCTGCGGCGCTCGCGTTGCAATCACGCAACGGCGAAGAGTTCCTGATGACCGAGCCGCCACCGGAGAAGCGCAAAGAGCGGGACCGTGATCGCGAACGCGGGGAAAGCCGGTCCGAGCGCGGGCAGCGTCCGCCGCGTGAAGGCCTCGCGACCTACCGGATCTCGGTTGGCAAGCGGCACAAGGTGGGGCCCGGTCACATCGTCGGTGCCATCGCCAACGAGGGCGGCCTGCACCGCAACGAGTTCGGTCACATCACCATCCGCGGGGACTACTCGCTGGTGGAGTTGCCGGAGAAGCTGCCGAGCAAGACGCTCAAGGCGCTGGAGAACACCCGGATCTCGGGGATGCTGATCAATCTGGAGCCCGCGCCTGGCGAGCATGCCGACCGCGGTGATCGTGGGCCGCGGCGTGAATACAAGGGCAAGTCGGACTACAAGGGCAAGTCGGACTACAAGGGCAAGTCGGACCACAAAGACCGTTCGGATTACCGCGACCGCTCGGGGAAGCCGCACCGGAAGACCAAGTGA
- a CDS encoding acyltransferase family protein, which translates to MTVPRSVKGPSDQGGLESVDAVPRGTSGSARVASLTGIRAVAALLVVLTHAAYTTGKYGQGYLGLVYSRAEIGVPIFFVLSGFLLFRPWVKAAATEGRAPSVRRYGWHRIRRIMPAYVVTVLIAYLLYHFRTAGPNPGHTWMGLFRNLTLSQIYTDNYLFAYLHQGLTQMWSLAVEAAFYVALPLMAYLLLVVLCRRRWRPGLLFFGLAVLAAVSPVWLTIVHVSTGLPDGARLWLPTYMAWFVAGMALTVLGQLKVRGYGMVCVPLAVACYFIASTPLAGEPTTSPAKLSEALVKTFFYAVIAALLVAPPALGDRGWYTRFLASRPMVFLGEISYEIFLIHLMIMELVMVEVMRDPVYTGSMFNLFMLTMVFTIPAAWLLHRFTRVRS; encoded by the coding sequence GTGACGGTCCCCCGGAGCGTGAAGGGGCCGTCGGACCAGGGTGGCCTCGAGTCGGTAGACGCAGTGCCCCGAGGGACTTCCGGATCCGCGCGGGTCGCGTCACTGACCGGGATCCGCGCGGTGGCCGCCCTTCTGGTGGTGCTGACGCACGCGGCGTACACGACCGGCAAGTACGGGCAGGGCTATCTCGGGCTGGTCTATTCACGGGCCGAGATCGGTGTGCCGATTTTCTTCGTGCTCAGCGGTTTCCTGTTGTTCCGGCCCTGGGTGAAGGCCGCCGCGACGGAGGGACGTGCGCCGTCTGTCCGCCGCTACGGCTGGCACCGGATCCGACGGATCATGCCGGCCTATGTGGTGACGGTGCTGATCGCCTACCTGCTGTACCACTTCCGTACCGCGGGCCCCAACCCTGGCCACACCTGGATGGGCCTGTTCCGCAATCTGACGCTGTCCCAGATCTATACGGACAACTACCTGTTCGCCTATCTGCATCAGGGGCTGACCCAGATGTGGAGCCTGGCGGTGGAAGCGGCGTTCTACGTCGCGTTGCCGCTGATGGCCTATCTGCTGCTGGTGGTGTTGTGTCGGCGGCGCTGGCGGCCGGGGCTGTTGTTCTTCGGTCTGGCGGTGCTGGCCGCGGTGTCGCCGGTGTGGCTGACGATCGTGCACGTTTCCACCGGCCTGCCGGACGGGGCCCGGTTGTGGCTGCCCACGTATATGGCGTGGTTCGTGGCGGGTATGGCCCTGACCGTGCTGGGCCAGCTCAAGGTGCGCGGCTACGGGATGGTGTGCGTACCGTTGGCGGTGGCGTGTTACTTCATCGCGTCGACGCCGCTCGCGGGGGAACCGACCACGTCTCCGGCCAAGTTGAGCGAAGCATTGGTCAAGACCTTCTTCTACGCGGTGATCGCGGCTTTGTTGGTGGCGCCGCCGGCGCTCGGTGATCGCGGTTGGTACACCCGGTTCCTGGCTTCCCGGCCGATGGTCTTCCTCGGTGAGATCTCCTACGAGATCTTCCTGATCCACCTGATGATCATGGAACTGGTGATGGTCGAGGTGATGCGCGATCCGGTCTACACGGGCTCGATGTTCAACCTGTTCATGCTCACCATGGTGTTCACCATCCCGGCGGCCTGGCTGCTGCACCGGTTCACGCGCGTCCGCTCCTGA
- a CDS encoding TetR/AcrR family transcriptional regulator, with protein MPRDWLSARRSEVAADHILDAADALFTQQDAATVGMHEIAAAAGCSRATVYRYFENRDALNTAYVHREARRLYEDLSEQIATVTDPVQRLIEGVITALHAVRESPALSSWFATAQRPIGGEVADQSEVIRALVEGFVRSLAGDAAHADDQVGRQARWLVRVMVSLLVFPGTDEAEERAMLAEFVAPLVIGPRLRAQ; from the coding sequence ATGCCCCGCGACTGGTTGTCGGCCCGACGGTCCGAGGTGGCCGCCGACCACATCCTCGACGCCGCCGACGCCCTGTTTACCCAACAGGACGCGGCGACCGTCGGTATGCACGAGATCGCTGCCGCCGCAGGCTGTTCCCGCGCCACGGTGTACCGCTATTTCGAGAACCGCGACGCGCTCAATACGGCCTATGTCCACCGTGAGGCACGGCGGCTGTACGAGGACCTCAGCGAGCAGATCGCCACGGTCACCGATCCCGTGCAACGGTTGATCGAAGGGGTGATCACCGCACTGCACGCGGTCCGGGAGAGTCCGGCGTTGTCGTCCTGGTTCGCCACCGCACAGCGGCCGATCGGCGGCGAGGTGGCCGACCAGTCCGAGGTGATCCGGGCGCTGGTCGAGGGGTTCGTGCGGTCGTTGGCCGGTGACGCGGCACACGCCGACGACCAGGTGGGCCGGCAGGCCCGGTGGCTGGTGCGGGTCATGGTGTCACTGCTGGTCTTCCCCGGCACCGACGAGGCCGAAGAGCGGGCCATGTTGGCCGAGTTCGTCGCTCCGCTCGTCATCGGACCTCGACTGCGCGCGCAGTGA